A region of the Ornithinimicrobium ciconiae genome:
CGTGCTGGGACAGGTCCTGGGCGCCATAGCCCAGCTCCAGCTTGTCCCCCTGGACCAGGGTCTGGACGGACCGCAGGTCGGTGTAGGGCGGGAGCACGACGACCTCGACGGCGGCGAAGTCGTGGCGGGCGTCCCGCAGGCTCCAGTCAAGCTTCTGCACCAGGTGGGTGGCCTGGAGGTGGTCCAGGTTCATCTTCCAGTTGCCCGCCATCAGCGGGGTGCGGTCCGTCATGAGTTCTCCAGTACCTCGAGGCCGGGCAGGGTTTTGCCTTCCAAAAACTCCAACGAGGCCCCGCCACCGGTGGAGATGTGACCGAACTCGTCGTCGGAGTGGCCGAACTGGCGCACGGCGGCAGCGCTGTCTCCGCCGCCGACGACCGTCAGGGCATCGTGACTGGCAGTGATGTCCACCAGGGCTCTGGCCACCGCCTCCGTCCCGGCCGCATAGGGCTCCATCTCGAAGGCCCCCATCGGGCCGTTCCAGAAGACGGTCCTGGCGTCCGCCAACTTGTCGGCGAACAGCCGTGCCGAGTCCGGACCGATGTCCAGGCCCATGCGGTCGGCGGGGATCTCGTCGGCCGCCACCACCTCGTGCTCGGCGTCGGCGGAGAACTCGGTCGCCGCGACGATGTCCGTCGGCAGCACGATCTCCACCCCGGTGTCCTCCGCGGTCTTCAGATAGCCGCGGACGACCTCCAACTGGTCCTCCTCGAGCAGGCTGTTACCCACCTCGTGGCCCTGGGCCGCCAGGAAGGTGAAGACCATGCCACCGCCGATGAGCAACCGGTCGGCCTTGCCGAGCAGGTTGTCGATGACACCGAGCTTGTCGGACACCTTCGCCCCACCCAGCACCACGGCATACGGGCGCCGCGGGTCCTCGGTGAGCCGGCGCAGCACCTCCACCTCGGACTGGACCAGCCCGCCTGCTGCCGACGGCAACAGGGCGGCGATGTCGAAGACGCTCGCCTGCTCGCGGTGGACCACGCCGAAGCCGTCACTGACATAGGCGTCGGCCAGGGCCGCGAGCTGCTCGGCGAACTCCTGGCGCTCCGGCGCAGTCTTGGCGGTCTCGCCCGGGTTGAACCGCAGGTTCTCCAGCAGGAGCACCTGGCCGTCCTCGAGGGCGTCCACCGCCGAGCGGGCCGACTCTCCCACCGTGTCTGTGGCGAAGGCGACCGGCTGCTCCAGCAACTCCTCGAGTCGGGTGGCCACGGGACGCAGGGAGTACTTCTCCTCCGGCGCACCCTTGGGCCGGCCCAGGTGGGCACACACGATGACCCGGGCGCCCGCCTTGGCGAGGCCCTTGATGGTGGGCACCGAGGCGCGCACCCGGCCGTCGTCGGTGATCGCGCCGGAGTCATCGAGCGGGACATTGAGGTCGCTGCGGACCAGGACCCGGCGACCCGAGAGGTCGCCGAGGTCGGCGATCGTCTTCATGGCGCCGCTCAGAGCTTGCTGCCAACCAGCACGGTCAGGTCGACCAAACGGCTGGAGTAGCCCCACTCGTTGTCGTACCAGCCGACGACCTTGACCTGGTTGCCGATCACCCGGGTGAGGCCGGAGTCGAAGATGCAGGAGGCCGGGTCGGTCTCGATGTCCTTGGAGACGATGGGCTCATCGGTGTAGCGCAGGATGCCCTGCAGGGGGCCCTCGGCGGCCTTCTTGACGGCGGCGTTGACCTCCTCGACGGTGACCTCACGGCTGGCCTCGAAGGTCAGGTCGGTGGCCGAGCCGGTGGGGACCGGGACGCGCAAAGCAAAGCCGTCGAGCTTGCCCTTGAGCTCGGGGAGCACCAGGCCGATGGCCTTGGCCGCACCCGTCGACGTCGGCACGATGTTGAGCGCAGCGGCGCGGGCGCGGCGCAGGTCCTTGTGGGGGCCGTCCTGCAGGTTCTGGTCGGCGGTGTAGGCGTGGATCGTGGTCATCAGACCCTTGACGATGCCGAACTCCTCGTGCAGCACCTTGGCCATCGGGCCCAGGCAGTTGGTGGTGCAGGAGGCGTTGGAGATGATGTGGTGGTTGGCGGGGTCGTAGTCACCCTCGTTGACGCCCAGGACGACCGTGAAGTCCTCGTTCTTCGCCGGCGCGGAGATGATGACCTTCTTGGCCCCACCGTCGATGTGCGCCTTGGCCTTGGTGGCGTCGGTGAAGATGCCGGTGGACTCGATGACCACGTCCGCACCCAGGTCACCCCAGGGCAGGGCAGCCGGGTCCTTCTCGGCGAACGCCTTGATGGTCTGGCCACCCACCGTGATGTCGTCCTCGGTGGAGGTCACCTCGGCGTCGAGACGGCCCAGGATCGAGTCGTACTTCAGCAGGTGCGCCAGCGTCTCGTTGTCGGTCAGATCGTTGACTCCGACGATCTCGATGTCGGCGCCCGACGCGAGGACGGCGCGGGTGAAGTTGCGGCCGATGCGGCCAAAGCCATTGATGCCTACGCGAACGGTCACGTGACCAGCCTCCCAATCTCATCCGGCGCCTGGGCCGGGCTTGTGAACGGTGAAACGTCTCCCCCCAACCTATGGGATAGAGGCGGATGGTGGGCAACCGGGCCGGGTGGTTCAGGTGAGGTTGTCCACCACGACCGGCTCGATGCCCTCGTCCAGCTCCAGACTGAGGACTTGGGCATATAAGGACAGCTCTGCCTCCAGGGCCCGCACCTGGTTGTCCAGCGCCCGGAACCCGTGTCCCTCGCCCTCGAAGAGGACCAGCGCGACCGGCCGGTTCTTGGCCCGCAGCGCCTGCGCTAGCTCGTCCGCCTGCGACGGCGGCACGACCGACGCACTCAGTCGTCGAGCATCTCGGCGGTCAGGCCGGCGTCGGTGCCGTCGATGCCCAGGTCCTCGGCCCGCTTGTCGGCCATCGCCAGGAGTCGGCGGATGCGTCCGGCCACGGCGTCCTTGGTCATCGGGGGGTCCGCGAGCTGACCGAGCTCCTCCAGGGACGCCTGCTTGTGCTCCACCCGGAGCAGTCCGGCCACCCGTAGGTGCTCGGGGGCGTCCTCGCCGAGGATCTCCAGGGCACGTTGGACGCGCGCGCCGGCGGCCACGGCGGCCCGGGCCGACCGGCGCAGGTTGGCGTCGTCGAAGTTGGCGAGCCGGTTGGCCGTCGCCCGCACCTCACGGCGCATGCGGCGCTCCTCCCAGGCCAGGACCGCCTCGTGGGCGCCCAGCCGGGTGAGCATGGCGCCGATCGCGTCACCGTCGCGCAGCACGACCCGGTCCACCCCGCGCACCTCGCGGGCCTTGGCCTGGATGCTCATCCGCCGCCCGGCCCCGATCAGGGCCAGCGCAGCCTCCGGACCGGGGCAGGTGATCTCCATGGCGGAGGACCGGCCGGGCTCGGTGATCGAGCCGTGGGCCAGGAAGGCTCCACGCCAGGCGGCCTCGGCGTCACAGACCGCGGCGCCCACGATCCGCGGGGGCAGCC
Encoded here:
- a CDS encoding alpha/beta hydrolase family protein; protein product: MPPSQADELAQALRAKNRPVALVLFEGEGHGFRALDNQVRALEAELSLYAQVLSLELDEGIEPVVVDNLT
- the whiA gene encoding DNA-binding protein WhiA, with amino-acid sequence MAMTARVKDELSRLPVTKTCCKKAEVSTMLRFAGGLHIIGGRIVIEAEVDTAQVARRLRAFMADVYGSSSEMVVMGPGGLRKGTRYVVRATSDGESLARQTGLIDHRGRPVRGLPPRIVGAAVCDAEAAWRGAFLAHGSITEPGRSSAMEITCPGPEAALALIGAGRRMSIQAKAREVRGVDRVVLRDGDAIGAMLTRLGAHEAVLAWEERRMRREVRATANRLANFDDANLRRSARAAVAAGARVQRALEILGEDAPEHLRVAGLLRVEHKQASLEELGQLADPPMTKDAVAGRIRRLLAMADKRAEDLGIDGTDAGLTAEMLDD
- the gap gene encoding type I glyceraldehyde-3-phosphate dehydrogenase, coding for MTVRVGINGFGRIGRNFTRAVLASGADIEIVGVNDLTDNETLAHLLKYDSILGRLDAEVTSTEDDITVGGQTIKAFAEKDPAALPWGDLGADVVIESTGIFTDATKAKAHIDGGAKKVIISAPAKNEDFTVVLGVNEGDYDPANHHIISNASCTTNCLGPMAKVLHEEFGIVKGLMTTIHAYTADQNLQDGPHKDLRRARAAALNIVPTSTGAAKAIGLVLPELKGKLDGFALRVPVPTGSATDLTFEASREVTVEEVNAAVKKAAEGPLQGILRYTDEPIVSKDIETDPASCIFDSGLTRVIGNQVKVVGWYDNEWGYSSRLVDLTVLVGSKL
- a CDS encoding phosphoglycerate kinase, giving the protein MKTIADLGDLSGRRVLVRSDLNVPLDDSGAITDDGRVRASVPTIKGLAKAGARVIVCAHLGRPKGAPEEKYSLRPVATRLEELLEQPVAFATDTVGESARSAVDALEDGQVLLLENLRFNPGETAKTAPERQEFAEQLAALADAYVSDGFGVVHREQASVFDIAALLPSAAGGLVQSEVEVLRRLTEDPRRPYAVVLGGAKVSDKLGVIDNLLGKADRLLIGGGMVFTFLAAQGHEVGNSLLEEDQLEVVRGYLKTAEDTGVEIVLPTDIVAATEFSADAEHEVVAADEIPADRMGLDIGPDSARLFADKLADARTVFWNGPMGAFEMEPYAAGTEAVARALVDITASHDALTVVGGGDSAAAVRQFGHSDDEFGHISTGGGASLEFLEGKTLPGLEVLENS